In Papaver somniferum cultivar HN1 chromosome 1, ASM357369v1, whole genome shotgun sequence, a genomic segment contains:
- the LOC113334121 gene encoding F-box protein At5g07610-like codes for MRYGHPCAHSNVLASTHGLVLCCRRKHDCCDQYPDGVSKYYICNPLTKEIRRLSMLPPEFPETTHFGSWPYGSVYGSAKSAVSSESAKSVVSWRVFRILSCSDSETFHVQVYSSDTRSWNTYDVSCSEEFHGWRWIRNIVSKEGNLYWLGKENQIICHPLNTSKCSLIGLPDMAEDDEEEDDDDDDDDGVHLNMGWLIDASDDKVYFECIGMVNGYISYCRMDEVHLNIWNYNGKSWVKIHTADYEDMESSIQWLPRSKRELLSGSGGHTSVGYQYMEPFCFVEADNILILKKGTDMLAYNITDGSLRQLTSTRDDFDTLIEPWETAIW; via the coding sequence ATGCGATACGGGCATCCCTGTGCACATTCCAATGTATTGGCGTCTACACATGGCTTGGTTCTCTGTTGTAGGCGAAAACATGATTGTTGTGATCAATATCCTGACGGTGTATCAAAATACTACATCTGTAACCCTCTTACTAAAGAGATTCGTAGACTCTCTATGCTTCCCCCGGAATTTCCTGAGACAACGCATTTTGGCAGTTGGCCTTATGGTTCAGTATACGGATCAGCTAAATCAGCTGTATCATCCGAATCAGCTAAATCAGTTGTATCGTGGAGAGTGTTTCGAATCCTAAGTTGCAGTGATAGTGAAACATTCCATGTGCAAGTCTATTCTTCTGATACACGTTCATGGAACACATATGATGTAAGCTGCAGTGAAGAGTTTCATGGTTGGCGATGGATTCGCAATATCGTTAGCAAAGAAGGAAATCTTTATTGGTTAGGAAAAGAAAACCAGATCATCTGCCATCCACTTAACACCAGCAAATGTTCTTTGATTGGTTTGCCCGACATGGCCgaggatgatgaggaggaggacgatgacgatgatgatgacgATGGGGTGCATCTGAATATGGGATGGTTAATAGATGCATCTGATGATAAGGTATATTTTGAGTGTATTGGGATGGTTAATGGGTACATTAGTTATTGTCGAATGGATGAAGTGCATCTGAATATCTGGAACTATAATGGTAAGTCATGGGTTAAAATCCATACTGCTGACTATGAAGATATGGAATCTAGCATACAATGGCTGCCTCGTTCTAAAAGAGAGTTGTTGTCTGGTTCGGGTGGACATACAAGCGTGGGTTACCAATATATGGAGCCATTTTGTTTTGTCGAAGCGGATAATATTCTGATCTTAAAGAAGGGAACTGATATGCTTGCTTACAACATTACCGATGGTTCTCTAAGGCAGCTGACCTCCACCCGAGATGACTTTGACACATTGATAGAGCCATGGGAAACAGCAATCTGGTAA